The region ATTTGGAAGTTGCATGCTGCCGGAAAGATTGCCCCGGCTGCCGCACGGCCCGAAAAGGCCGACCTGCAAGAAGCTTTTTTCCGCATGGAAAAGCAAGTCGATGTCGAGGAGTTCTACGCAGGGGCGAAGCAAAGCGGTTTGCAATATGGCCATGCTTTTCAGGGAATCAAGCGTCTCGGCAATGGCGAAGATGAAGCCTTGGCAGAAGTCGCGTTGCCAACCGATTTACAAAGTGATGCACGAAATTATCACGTGCACCCTGCCCTGCTTGATGCTTGCCTGCAAACGGTGGGAAGCCTGCTTGCCGATGAGTTGACCCCGGGGACCACGTTTATCCCGATTGGTATCGGCAGCGTGATATGCTTCGAGGATCACTCGCCGCAGCGCGTCGCATGTTGGTCGAAGATCACCGGACGCAAGCCGGGGCGGATGCCGCAGGTGGAAGCCGATCTGGTTCTCGCCAATGAAGAGGGAGAAGTGCTTGCGGAGGTCCGCGGACTTAAGCTTGCTCGACTCGCTAAGATCGACTTGCAAAAACGCTTAGTCGCGGATGTCGACCGTTGGTATCACGAGGTGAAGTGGCTGGAAACGCCGCGGATCGGCAAGCCACTGACGGTGGATGAGAACGAAGATTCGGTGTGGCTCGTCTTCGGTGACGGCCGGCCGATGACCGAGTATCTGGTCGATCAGCTGACGCAGCGGAAGCAGCAAGTCATGCAGGTCTACCCCGGCACCGAACTGGAATTCGGTGAAGCGGATGCCACGCTCGATCCTGCCGAGCCATCTCAGTTTGCAGACCTGCTTGAGTCACTCAAGCTAGGGGGGAATCGCAAACTGCGAGGCGTGATTTATCTGTGGGCACAGCAAGACCTTTCCGGCAAAGCGAACGAGTCGATGGTCGATCACGCCCTTGGCTGCCAAGGCTTGCTGCACGTCGCTCAGGCACTCGGTGAACTGGAAGATCAGTCACCACGATTGTATGCGGTCACGCTTGGCGGCCAGCGGATTTTCCCTGGCGATAAGATCGGTCATCCGCTGGAGGCCGCGACTTGGGGCCTGGCAGGTGTCATTGCGAATGAACTTCCCAAGTTGAATTGTACGCGGATTGATGTCGACGCGGCGGATCGCGATACGGCTGGCCGTCTGTTCGGTGAAATCTGGGTTCCAGATTCGGAAACCGAAATCGCTCTGCGAGGTGAGAAGCGTTTCGCATCGCGACTGATGCCAATGCGTTTGGCGGCTGATGGCGAGTTGACGGTTCCAGAGCAGTCGTATCAGCTTGGCCTGAAGAAGTTTGGCATGTTGACCAACTTAGAGTTGGTTCCCAAGCCGCGTACGGCCCCCGGTGAAACCGAAGTAGAGATCGCGGTCAAAGCGTCCGGTCTCAATTTTCGCGACGTACTGCGGGCCCTCGGGATGCTGCAGGAATACGAAAAAGAGATCGGTATTCTTACCGAAGCGGACGTCACGTTCGGCTTCGAAGGAAGTGGCATTATTACGGCCGTTGGTAGCCAGGTGAAGAACCTGGAAGTCGGCGATGAGGTGATCGCGCTTTCGACGGCCAGCATGACAAGCCATCTGTTGGTCGATCAAAACTACGTTGCCAAGAAGCCGAGCAATCAATCGTTTGGTGAAGCCGCGACAATCCCGCTGGCCTTCCTGACGGCTCACTATGGACTTACTCGCCTGGCCAAGCTTCGCAAAGGGGAACGGGTCTTGATCCACGCGGCCGCTGGGGGTGTCGGTCAGGCCGCGGTTGCCATTGCTCAAGCTGTGGGGGCTGAAATCTATGCGACCGCAAGTCACGGCAAATGGGACTTCCTTCACTCGCTGGGCATCAAGCATGTTTACGATTCCCGCACAACGCTTTTCAGCGATGCAATCCTGAATGACACCGGCGGCGAAGGCGTCGATGTTGTTCTGAATAGCTTGAATCAAGAGTTCATTCCCAAGAGTGTCGAGTGCCTGACCGAGAGTGGGCGGTTTGTCGAGATCGGCAAGATTGGTGTCTGGACTTCGGAGCAGTTCGCGGATGTTCGTCCGAAGGCGAAGTACTTCCCGTTCGACTTGGGCGACGAAGAACGCAATTCGCCTGGCTTGATTGCGGAGATGCTCGAAGAACTACTTCCACAGTTCGAGTCGCACAAGCTGGCGGCGCTTCCGCTGCAGACCTATCGCATTGAAGAAGCGGTCGAAGCGTTTCGTTTCATGCAGCAGGCCAAGCATCTGGGGAAAGTCGTGCTTCAGATGACGCCGCCAACAGGCGAGCGTCCGCTGATTCGTGGCGAAGCGACATACTTGATCACCGGTGGCACCGGGGCGATTGGTCTGGAAGTCGCCACGTGGTTGGTCGAACAAGGAGCGAAGAGCATTGTTCTGACCAGTCGTAGTGGCAAAGCGAGTGAAGCCGCGGCCGAACAGATTGCTGCTTGGGAAACCGAGGGAGTCCAAGTCGCCGTATCGACGATGGACGCGGCCGACTCCGAGCAAGTAGCGGCGGTTTTAAAATACATCGAGACTGAACTTTCACCGCTAGCTGGCGTGTTTCACGCCGCTGGGGTGCTCGACGATGCAACGCTTTCGCAGCAGTCGTGGGAACGCTTCGCGAAGGTGTTGCCTGCGAAGGTGGATGGTTCGTGGTATTTGCATCAGCAAACGCGTGAGTTGCCGCTCGACTACTTCGTGTGCTTCTCGTCGATTGCGGCGATGATTGGTTCGCCAGGGCAAGCCAACTATGCAGCTGCCAACGCGTTTATGGATGCACTATGTGCAGGGCGTCGTGCCGAAGGGCTTACCGGGCTGAGTATCAACTGGGGGCCATGGAGCGGCGGCGGAATGGCGAAGTCGGCTGACGCACGTCGACTTGCAGGGATCGGCTTGGGGATGATCGCCCCTCAGCAAGGCTTGCTTGCCCTCGAAGAGCTGTTACCGACACGTCACGCGAACGTCGGTGTTTTCCCTGTCGACTGGACGAAGTTTCTCAAACAGTTTGGCCGAAACAAGCACCCTCGCTTATTGGACGAACTTGCGAAGATTCATCGTCAGGAGCGAACTGTATCCTCTGGAGGTAGTGGTTCGCTGCGAGACCGATTAGGTTCGGCGGACGAAGACAAACGTGCATCGCTGATCAGTGATTATGTCGCCGATCAGGCCTCCAAAACGCTCGGTATCAGTGCGTCTCAGCTTGATCGCGCAAAGCCGCTGGCGGAAATGGGGCTCGACTCGTTAATGGGGATCGAGCTGAAAAACGCAATCGAGGCGGAGCTTGAGATCGACATCCCCGTCGAGGAGTTCTCGCAAGATACAACGGTTACTAGCCTGGCAACGGCCGTTGCTGCTTTGGTGGGTGTCGAAGGAGACTTCACGGTCAGCAGTGGTGGTGACTCGTCTGCTCCGGCTGCTAAGGAAAAGCCTGCGAGGGCTATTGAAGACATCCCTGTGGCCGACTACCAAACGGACCAATTCCCGGAGGTGGTCGAACTGCAGGAGCGGATTGCCCGGTTTGCTCGCATGGGGATGGAAAGCCCTTACTTCGATGTCCACGAAGGAACCACACGCGACACGGCGACCATCGATGGTCGCGAGTTCATTTGCTTTAGCAGTTATAACTACTTGGGAAGCAGCGGCGATCCAGAAGTAACCGCTGCCGCAAAAGCTGCCATCGATACGTTCGGTAGCAGCGTTTCGGCTAGTCGTGTGGTCTCTGGCGAAAAAACAATTCACGGAGAATTGGAACGAAAGATTGCCGAGTTCCTAGGGACAGAATCTTCGGTTTGTTTCGTGGGCGGTCACTCGACTAACGAGACGACCATCGGGCACCTGATGAACCCTGGCGATTTGATCCTGCACGACGAGCTGGCTCATAACAGTTTGGTGCAAGGGTGCATTTTGTCCGGCGCCCAAAGACGCTCTTTCCCGCACAACGATACTGCGGCATGCGAACGAATGCTTGCCGAAATGCGAGGGAAATATCGTCGCGCGGTGATCGTTGTCGAAGGCGTTTACAGTATGGATGGCGACTACTGCGATCTGCCGAAACTGGTCGAGATCAAAGAGAAATACAAAGCCATGCTGTTCGTTGACGAAGCTCACTCGATCGGCACGATGGGAAAGACCGGCCGGGGTATTTGCGAGCACTTCGGCATTCCAGGCTCGCGGATCGACTTCCTGATGGCAACGCTTAGTAAGTCGCTGGGAAGCTGCGGCGGTTACATCGCCGGTAAGAAGACGATGATCGAGTACCTCAAGTATACGGCTCCTGGATTCGTGTTTAGCGTGGGGATGCCACCGTCGAATGCTGCTGCCGCATTGGCATCGTTCGAGCGAATTGAACAGCATCCGGAAGTAGTCGCTAAGTGTATGAACAACTCGAAGTTGTTCCTGAAGCTGGCGAAGGAGAAAGGGCTCGATACGGGGCTAAGTGACAACACACCGGTGGTCCCCGTGATCACAGGGAATTCGCTTCTCGCGCTGCGATTGTCGCGAGCATTATACGCTCGCGGGTACAATGTTCAGCCGATCATGTATCCAGCAGTGGAAGAGAAAGCAGCCCGCCTGCGATTCTTCATAACCAGCTGTCATAGCGAAGAGCAGATTCGCCAAACGGTTGATGTCACCGCGGAAGAACTGGAAAAGCTGAAGGCTGAAACGGACGATCCAGCCAAGTAGTCCGCCTGGCATTCAATGTTGCGAAAGGGAAGATAATCGGTGTCGATCCAAGTACCTACGCAGACTTTGGCCTTGCTGACGAAGGGGACAATTTCGCTGGATGATGTCGAGCAGCATCTCTCTGCAAATGGCATCAAGTGTCACCTGGAGGATGCGGTGCGACCGTCTGGAGAGATGAAGTCGTTCGCCCGATCGACGCTTTCCGATGACGGACCGATGGTGCTGATTGAGTCGTGTGCTTTCCCTTGGAGCGAGCTTGCTGGATCCGACGCACTCGCGGCCAATGGGGACTTTTTGCAAGAGTCGCTTGAGCGAGCTTGTCAGTTTCAGTTGAGCTGGGAAGGTGTCGAGGGGGCAATTGCCGAACATCAAGCGATCGTTCTCGTTTCGATCGTGGAAGAGGCAGGCAAAACTTTGTCGCCTGTTTCCCAACTGCGGCGGTTAGTAGAGTTATCGAAGACAGTCCTGGCGATCGGCCATCATCCCGAAGTCATCGCCTATTTTTGTCCTGCCGGGGAAGTCTTGTTGCCAGTCGCGATGCTGGCTGAACTTCTACAGACGAGTCAAATCGCCGAGGTGCCACCACTCGATTTGTTTTCAAACCTTCGGCTTTCGTGGTTGGATGAACGTTGGGTAATCTTTGAAACGATCGGTAACTCTCAGCTTTTGTTGCCAGACTTCGAGATCTACGCCGATAGCCAACAGCACGATCTGAACGAATTGGCCAGTTGGCTGCGGCGATTGAGTTGGCGGCAATTGACGCCAGAGAACGCTTTGGCCGATTCACATGCGATACAAAATCCCCAAGGGGCGGACTTCGATGTGGTTTACGCGGAAGACGCGTTGCTTTCACCGAGTCGCAATGTTGTGCGATTGATCGCTCGCGATGAATTGGCAATGCCGAATGGTCTGCCGAAACGACTGCGGATCGAACGGAAGTGATTAGCGATCTTTGCGCTGGGCTTGCTTTTCCCAGTACCGCAGTAGCTCTTTGCCGAGGCTCAGCAGCGTTAAGAGAAGCATCGGGGCAGCAAGAGTCACAAACATAAAGCTGAAACGGTTCGAGAGAGCACCCTCTTTCGATTCGTTCAGCATGTAATGCCCCATTACAAACAGCACGCTCAAAAGAAACGTTGCGAGCATGATCGAGCCAATTCCGAAACGCGGTCGCCACGGCCGTCGTGGTTGCGGCTCGCGAACCGGTGAGACGGTATCGTCATCGAAGAGGGGATCGTCACCCATGGTCAGGACATTGCCGCCAGAATTGGATCGTGCAGGGAATGAATCCGGTTGAGTAGGTCTTCTTGGGTCAGGTCTTCCGAGACCGGCACCATTAAGTACTTACCCAATCGACTGCAACAGTCTAGCACGATCTGGCGAGAGTTCGGCGATGCGAAACCATACTGGCACGGTTCATGGCCTGTGATGAATAGTTCGATACCGAGCTGTTTCGAAAGTTCATCAACGTTCTCTTGCCGGAAATCGCGTCCCCAAACCAAACGGTGGAGCGATCCACCACAGGCTCGATCGTTGGCGTTCAGTTCACGGTCGAAAATCGTTGCGTCAAACGGTTCTTCGTCGCACTGCTTGGGAAGGCTATGGGAGACCATGATGCGGTCACCGATTCGGATTGCAATCGGCAGACTACCGAGAAACTGAAGCTGCGCGGCGCGAACGGCCGGAGCTGCGTCGCCGTACATTTGGCCCATGCCGCAACGAAACATGAGGTTGAGCATTTTGCCCGCCTTCATGATCGGATAGTCGGTCAGCTCTGCCAGCTCGTGGTTCGAGATCAGAAAGTGAACCTGATTCGGGTACCGAATCACCAGCTGAGCAATATCTTCCAGCATCAAGTGCGACATGCAGCCGCCAGCTTTCGGGTAGGTCGGTCCACCGTGACAGACTTCCTGGAAGACCAAGTGCCGACCTGGGTTTGAGTCTAAGTCGGCGATATCGAGAATGCGACGGAAGTTCGTTCGATTGCCGTGCAGGTCGGCAGTAACCATCACATCGTCGGCCGTCGATTCATCGAGATAGACGACATTCCCTCGTCGGAGGGACGAATCTCGCAGGATTTGCCCAGCTTTCTGATAGCACTCAACCGTATTCTGGGCCACGTTGGCGGCAACACTCATAGGCTTTTATGGGAACGGTAAATCAGGGACGAGAAAACAGTGGCAACGATTTATTGTTGTCAGTTGGGGGGCTGGAGGCAAACTAGATTTCTACAGGTCCAGTTGTAGGGCTTATAGGGAGTTCATCGGACACCCCGATCTCATGTCAAAAAGTTTCTTGACGAAATCGCAGATTTAGGTGCCTCGGTCCGACCATTTTTCGACCTATGCTTTCGATGAACTTTTCACTTGTCTTTTCTTCTCTGAATGCCGATGACTTCCGACCGTCGAAATTCGATGCGCTTTTCGGTGGCCCCTTCGCGGGTCAAAGCCCAGCTTCAGGTCGGTAGAGATACATTCAAAGCGGAATTGCTGGACGAATCGATGGCAGGTTTCGCCGTTGCCGTTCAAATCCCGCGAAGAAAATTGGGCGAAAACGGTTTCGTGAGCGAGTCCGAATGCCCTTTCTTTGGCGAGATCGCTCGTCTCAGTATCGCCGGAAATAGCGAATACGAAGTCCAGATTATCAGCATTGTCCCCCGCGAGGACGAATCGGCCTCGGCAACGAAGTCACGCGTTTGTTTGCGTCTGGGGACACGTGTTGTTCGCGAGATCTACGAACGTCATCGCAACTCACTGGGACGAAATCTCCGCCTGGTAACATCGCTGGTTTTGGCTCTCGGGATCTCGTTTTATTACAACGCGTCCGCGATTTCTGGACAGTTTTCCCGGCTCATGCCATCGGCGGAAGTCGCTTGGGAAGACTTCGTTGAGCAGTTGAAGGACTTTCAGTCGGAGGAACGGACATGGCGAAAGGAAATTGCTCATGCGTCCTCTCACGGCTTTGTCGTTCCAGAGACGGAGGAAATGACGAAGCTGATCCAGTTCTCAAAGTCACTACCGACGCTGCATCGTGTTGAAAAAGTCATGCTTTTCCAGCAGGACAGTCCGTTTGTCAAACAACTGAATTTGTCGGCAGACCAACTTCTTGCGGTTCGCAAAATCGCATTAGAGGCTGGCGCGGCGATGGAGCAGCTTTGGCAGCGTATGCAGCACGAAAAGGAAGCCTTTCAAGAGAATCTAACGGAGCTTCTCCTCGAGGTAGAAACACGCATCCTGGCGAATCTTACGCCGGAACAAGCCAAAATGTGGATGCACGCTCAGTTTGGCTAGGCGGCTGCTAGCAGACTTGAGCTTCTCGCTTGGAAACAAGCCTGATCGTTGGAAATCTGTAACGGCTGGTAGGGATTGACCTGAATTGTTCAATTTTCCCGGATCTAAGGCCGATCAATCCTAGTGGACTCGCTTGTCATAGACACTTGGCGAGTGGCGCGTTTCCGTTCTCGGCTCCCGCTCCGAGAAACGGAAAACGATTGACCCCCAAAAAATGACCCAACGCCGTGCCCGCTACAGCGCGAGGAAAGTCAACATGAATCGCTTGTTTTTCATTCTGGCAGCCGTGTGCCTTTTGGCGGGCAGTGGCTGCTGCCATCACCAAATCGGTGCGAGCCCTTGTAACAACCCAACGAGCGTGAGTGCTCCGCCACCAGCCGTTCAAGGTGGTGCAGGGTCTGCTCAAGTCACCTATCCGTATTACACCACACGTGGCCCACGAGACTTCCTCGATCCGGCTCCGTTTGACATCGGATACTAAGCGTTCGTCGCAACTTGGAACACGAAGACGCGAGTGCCGCTTCCTGGGAAACTGGGGGCGGCACTTTTTTTGCGCGCTTATCAATTCGAGCGAAGCCTCAGACTGCGACGAAGCAGCTTGCGTAGCCCCTCAAGCTCCCCTGATTTGTGATCGAAAAACACCTGCGTGAGGTGTCCCGCAAAGATTCATGCAAAACGTACGTTAAATATGGGGTCCTATTTCCTCACTAATCCTTGACAACCGCCACCGGTGCCCCTATGTTGCCGTGCTGGTATCATCGATATTCGATATCGCTTTAGTCAACCAGCATCTGCGCTTACGTCGATTTCTCTCGACGCGCAAGTTTGCGAAAGCTCCTCAGGCATCCAAATGGATACGACGATCGTCACGGACCTTCAAGTTGTCGCCCGTGAAGTTGGTATTCCTCTCGAACAAGTACAGCGAACCGTCGAGCTGCTTGATGATGGGAATACGGTTCCTTTCATCACCCGGTATCGTAAAGACGAGACCGGGGGGCTGGATGAGGAGCAGATTCGCGCGATTCAAAGCAGCAACACAACGCTGCGCCAATTGAACGAGCGCAAGCGAACGATTCTCAAGTCGATTCAATCGCAAGAGAAGCTGACCGAGGCCCTTGCTGAGCAAATCAAGAAAGCTCAAACGCAAAAGCACCTCGAGGATCTGTATCTCCCCTTCAAGCCCAAGAAGCAGACGCTCGCAACGCAAGCCCGCGAACGAGGTTTGGAGCCGCTCGCATTGGAGGTGCTAGAGGACGCTGAAGCAGCGAAGGACTTGAAGTCGCGTGCGGAAGCATTCGTTGATGCGGAGAAGTCGCTCGCCGATACCGACGCCGTACTGCAAGGCGTTGGGTGTATCGTTGCCGAAGTCTTTTCTGAAAATGCCTTCTTGCGAGGGCGTTTGCGTAAGCTGTTTTGGAAGACTGGGCAACTGACAAGCACTCGCATCGAAAACGCGGGTCAGCCAGAGAAGAACGACTCGGACGACTCCGACAGCGAAGTGACCTCGGACGACGTTTCGGCTGAAGAATCGTCAGCGGAAAGCACCGATTCGGCTGAGTCGACCGCAACCGAATCGACCGAAGCTGCGTCGCAGGAAAAAAGCGAAGACAAGAAGGACGGCGACAAGAAAGAAGGTGGTAAAAAGCCAACCATTCAGGAAATCCGCCGCGAGAAGCGAAAGCGTCAGAAAGAAAAAGAACGCGCCAAGAAGGACAAAGCGTTCCGAGACTATTACGACTACCACGAACCGGTCTCGAAGATCCCACCGCATCGCGTGTTGGCCATCAATCGTGGGGATCGTACGCGGTTCCTGAAAGTGCGAATCGATGTCGATGTCGACAAAATCGCTAAGACAGCCGAAGAAGTTGTCATTCCGGAAGGGCACTCGCACACCGACTATTTAAAGCAGTGCCTAAAGGACAGCCTCAATCGCTTGATCATTCCGAGCATCGAACGAGAAATTCGTCGCGAGCTCACCGAGAAAGCCGAAACGCATGCGATCGAAGTCTTCGCTTGCAATCTGCGTAAGCTGTTGCTGCAGCCGCCTGTGCGTGGCAAGCGTGTTCTTGCCATCGATCCAGGTTTCCGAAGTGGATGCAAGCTGGTTGCCATCGACCCGTTCGGCAACGTGCTCGGAACCGGCGTCATCCATCTGATCGGCCCTCAAGATCGTGTCGAAAAGAGTCGAACACGCATCGTCGAGATGATCAAGCAGTTCGATGCCGAGATTGTCGCCATTGGAAACGGAACGGCTTGTCGCGAGACCGAGCAGATTGTCGCCAGTGCAATCGCGGATGAGCTGAAAGACCGTGATCTTTGCTACCTGATCGTAAATGAAGCTGGTGCGAGTGTTTACTCCACCAGTGAACTGGGACGCGAAGAGTTTCCTAAGTTCGACGCGACGATTCGGGGGACAATTAGCATCGGTCGCCGACTGCTCGATCCACTTTCGGAACTGGTGAAGATCAACCCATCGAACATCGGTGTCGGCCTTTAT is a window of Bremerella sp. TYQ1 DNA encoding:
- a CDS encoding type I polyketide synthase — its product is MQPKNEPIAIIGIGCRLPGADSPEAFWNLLIEGRDAIGEVPPDRWDVDRLYDPEPATPGKMYTRRGGFLSNVADFDPTLFGISGREAEKMDPQQRLLLEVTWEAFENAGVPVKSLGNSATGIYVGISNSDYQRLLFRGLDSLHAYSATGTSLSIAANRISYLYNFRGPSIAVDTACSSSLVAAHLACQGLQSGETDLAVAAGVNLILTPEGTITFCQARMMAPDGRCKTFDASADGYVRGEGCGAVILKRLSDAERDGDRILSVIHGTAVNQDGLTNGLTAPNGPSQQEVLKAALENAQLQPQAIELIEAHGTGTSLGDPIEVRSLKNVLGTARDETHPLRLGSVKTNIGHLESAAGIAGLLKLVLSLSNGQIPPHLNFETLNPYIDLGGAHVEIVTEAKEWNAKAGNRIAGVSAFGFGGTNCHVIVGDYVAKPAGTKASITQDRPRHLLPLTTQTQDGLPLLAERYLEELQDESVSLADFAHSVAVGRSTLDARTFVNAADKDEAIAALHKLVEKGSKDSTSGEPVRRRNKVVFLFTGQGSQYPGMGRALYETQPVYRDAIDRCASELKKYDVPLMDVLFAEKDSTEIHQTAMSQPTLFATEYALFQLWKSWGVTPSMAIGHSVGEYVAACVAGVFSLEDALKLIALRGKLMQSLPAGGAMLAVSAGAERIETLLNGHSGQVGIAAVNSPQQTVLSGAAEAIEQVAELCQTEGIRATRLTVSHAFHSKLMDPILDEFEQAVSSIEMKPAAFPIAANLTGELSKDAFTKPDYWRQHLREAVRFADGIQAIAAKGGNVFVEIGPQPVLSGLGRVSVPGKENAWLPSLRNGRDDWQMMLNSLGELYEIGITIDWRAFDAPYARKRVELPTYPFQRSRFWAPDTMPASSGDDFGTGTGLMPTRTSHPLLGVEIPTATDEVLYQTNLAPGFPAYLNDHQLFGSPVFPATGYVELAIAAGKTYFGEGVLAVEQLQVQQPLVFEEQHSKTLQVVLLPEEHGYATFRILSAETSDSDDTIWKLHAAGKIAPAAARPEKADLQEAFFRMEKQVDVEEFYAGAKQSGLQYGHAFQGIKRLGNGEDEALAEVALPTDLQSDARNYHVHPALLDACLQTVGSLLADELTPGTTFIPIGIGSVICFEDHSPQRVACWSKITGRKPGRMPQVEADLVLANEEGEVLAEVRGLKLARLAKIDLQKRLVADVDRWYHEVKWLETPRIGKPLTVDENEDSVWLVFGDGRPMTEYLVDQLTQRKQQVMQVYPGTELEFGEADATLDPAEPSQFADLLESLKLGGNRKLRGVIYLWAQQDLSGKANESMVDHALGCQGLLHVAQALGELEDQSPRLYAVTLGGQRIFPGDKIGHPLEAATWGLAGVIANELPKLNCTRIDVDAADRDTAGRLFGEIWVPDSETEIALRGEKRFASRLMPMRLAADGELTVPEQSYQLGLKKFGMLTNLELVPKPRTAPGETEVEIAVKASGLNFRDVLRALGMLQEYEKEIGILTEADVTFGFEGSGIITAVGSQVKNLEVGDEVIALSTASMTSHLLVDQNYVAKKPSNQSFGEAATIPLAFLTAHYGLTRLAKLRKGERVLIHAAAGGVGQAAVAIAQAVGAEIYATASHGKWDFLHSLGIKHVYDSRTTLFSDAILNDTGGEGVDVVLNSLNQEFIPKSVECLTESGRFVEIGKIGVWTSEQFADVRPKAKYFPFDLGDEERNSPGLIAEMLEELLPQFESHKLAALPLQTYRIEEAVEAFRFMQQAKHLGKVVLQMTPPTGERPLIRGEATYLITGGTGAIGLEVATWLVEQGAKSIVLTSRSGKASEAAAEQIAAWETEGVQVAVSTMDAADSEQVAAVLKYIETELSPLAGVFHAAGVLDDATLSQQSWERFAKVLPAKVDGSWYLHQQTRELPLDYFVCFSSIAAMIGSPGQANYAAANAFMDALCAGRRAEGLTGLSINWGPWSGGGMAKSADARRLAGIGLGMIAPQQGLLALEELLPTRHANVGVFPVDWTKFLKQFGRNKHPRLLDELAKIHRQERTVSSGGSGSLRDRLGSADEDKRASLISDYVADQASKTLGISASQLDRAKPLAEMGLDSLMGIELKNAIEAELEIDIPVEEFSQDTTVTSLATAVAALVGVEGDFTVSSGGDSSAPAAKEKPARAIEDIPVADYQTDQFPEVVELQERIARFARMGMESPYFDVHEGTTRDTATIDGREFICFSSYNYLGSSGDPEVTAAAKAAIDTFGSSVSASRVVSGEKTIHGELERKIAEFLGTESSVCFVGGHSTNETTIGHLMNPGDLILHDELAHNSLVQGCILSGAQRRSFPHNDTAACERMLAEMRGKYRRAVIVVEGVYSMDGDYCDLPKLVEIKEKYKAMLFVDEAHSIGTMGKTGRGICEHFGIPGSRIDFLMATLSKSLGSCGGYIAGKKTMIEYLKYTAPGFVFSVGMPPSNAAAALASFERIEQHPEVVAKCMNNSKLFLKLAKEKGLDTGLSDNTPVVPVITGNSLLALRLSRALYARGYNVQPIMYPAVEEKAARLRFFITSCHSEEQIRQTVDVTAEELEKLKAETDDPAK
- a CDS encoding metallophosphoesterase, with product MSVAANVAQNTVECYQKAGQILRDSSLRRGNVVYLDESTADDVMVTADLHGNRTNFRRILDIADLDSNPGRHLVFQEVCHGGPTYPKAGGCMSHLMLEDIAQLVIRYPNQVHFLISNHELAELTDYPIMKAGKMLNLMFRCGMGQMYGDAAPAVRAAQLQFLGSLPIAIRIGDRIMVSHSLPKQCDEEPFDATIFDRELNANDRACGGSLHRLVWGRDFRQENVDELSKQLGIELFITGHEPCQYGFASPNSRQIVLDCCSRLGKYLMVPVSEDLTQEDLLNRIHSLHDPILAAMS
- a CDS encoding Tex-like N-terminal domain-containing protein, which gives rise to MDTTIVTDLQVVAREVGIPLEQVQRTVELLDDGNTVPFITRYRKDETGGLDEEQIRAIQSSNTTLRQLNERKRTILKSIQSQEKLTEALAEQIKKAQTQKHLEDLYLPFKPKKQTLATQARERGLEPLALEVLEDAEAAKDLKSRAEAFVDAEKSLADTDAVLQGVGCIVAEVFSENAFLRGRLRKLFWKTGQLTSTRIENAGQPEKNDSDDSDSEVTSDDVSAEESSAESTDSAESTATESTEAASQEKSEDKKDGDKKEGGKKPTIQEIRREKRKRQKEKERAKKDKAFRDYYDYHEPVSKIPPHRVLAINRGDRTRFLKVRIDVDVDKIAKTAEEVVIPEGHSHTDYLKQCLKDSLNRLIIPSIEREIRRELTEKAETHAIEVFACNLRKLLLQPPVRGKRVLAIDPGFRSGCKLVAIDPFGNVLGTGVIHLIGPQDRVEKSRTRIVEMIKQFDAEIVAIGNGTACRETEQIVASAIADELKDRDLCYLIVNEAGASVYSTSELGREEFPKFDATIRGTISIGRRLLDPLSELVKINPSNIGVGLYQHDVKAKHLRDSLDDVVESCVNYVGVDVNTASPALLSYVSGLNQLTARRIYEHRQAKGPFRSREEIREVAGIGEATFVQAAGFLKVVPAENPLDATWIHPESYEVATKLLDKLGCSLTEVLSTVPSPPPKVEKPKQFGLSPEEITAEAPADMQEAETEVVEAVASASTTAETNSSPAEEAATAEAPAASEETPAAPIEPPVPQEGTSETNGEAPAAASEEEVPAPQPAPAEIAASDENHKQLLAKIASADIDKLAEELNIGVHLARDITGALSRPGRDPRADFPPPLFRRGVLKLEDLEPGMEMMGTVLNVVDFGAFVDIGLHDSGMVHISRLADRYVADPHEVVSVGDVIRVWVIEIDRERRRVSLTAIDPAIQPAEKKEKPQSRGNRPPRGDRPQRPKGKAGNKPHGGGHGKGKHGGKPRNVERRAKPKPSKPITDAMKEGKEPLRSFGDLQQFFDMQKDGKKKPKK